The sequence TAGAGGCAGAGGAGGAAAGGATGACTGATACATGGATAAAACCCAGAggatcaaaatatttttaggatGCAATTGACTGAAtggaggaggggaggagaagaCTCTGAATATCCTTTGGCAAATGAAAGAAGCTTCATCTGCCTTATTTCAAAGGAGTGTGCAGGGAGATAGTatacttctctttctttattcagaagCAGGTTGTAGCTGGTTTAATTGTTTTCACGGTCAGAGATTTGTGTTTTCCTGGCAGCTCGCCCCAATGTATGATGAATGCTGCAGTAATGCTGGGTTTTCCTTGTGCTCCCTGTAGAACTGGATAGGGAGGTGCGTGGCGGGGGGGGATCTGCTCAGATCAAGGCTACGCTGTGTAATTTGGGTCtgggagagcagtgaggtgaACTTTattgtgctgtgtttgtttACTCTGAGCTGGTCTTGGTGTGAGGCGCTTCTCTGTGCACATAGAAACCGTTGTCTTTATTGACAGAAGCCCCAGAGGTAGGTCCTCATGTGACAACAGTTCCTGGGATCTGGCAGGTCTGTAGCTCTCTTTAGTGTCTTCTTGAGCAACGAGATCCCATCTTGGATAATAACCCTTTCAGGGCATGTTCAGAAAACCACCTGGATGACTCTAAGCTTGCAGGCATTTCTTATTTGTCAGCAGTTGTCTTTAGCTTGCAAAGATTGCAGTGgttgtttctgctttctgttcccACAGGGTTGAATGAATCCATGGAGTGATTTgtcactttctttttattttttttaatttttttcctttttttcttctgccccCAGTAGCCCCAAATCAAAGCAGGAGGTGATGGTCCGTCCCCCTACAGTGATGTCCCCGTCTGGCAACCCCCAGCTGGATTCCAAGTTTTCCAACCAGGGCAAACAAGGGGGCTCGACCAGCCAATCCCAGCCCTCTCCCTGTGACCCCAAAAGTGGAGGTCATCCCCCGAAAGTGCTCCCTGGCCCAGGTGGGAGCATGGGGCTGAAGAATGGGGCTGGAAATGGTGccaaggggaagggaaagagagagagaagcattTCAGCAGATTCCTTTGAACAGAGGGAAGCTGGGACTCCTAATGACGACCCTGAAATCAAAGGTATGTTTGCTAGGATATGTGCACAACTACAGACAATTGGTGTGCGTCGTCTGTGAGATGGAGAATTGCTATGCGTGTGGTTCCAGCCAAAGATGTCTAAAGGTCTTGAGAACAAGTAAAGAGGGGATGCCATAGCTGACATCAATAAGCATGTCCTCTTGTTCATGTTAAGTTGAAGTGCAGACTCAACTCTGGTAGGAAAGTTCCTTTGTAACTCTGAAACTCCCCCGAGGATTTGAAAGTACAAATACAACCTGTTGGTTTCCTTCTGGCCTTTGGCCTTCCAGGAACTGCTCTGTTGTAACTGGGGATTTGAACAATATGCAAGCTTGTTTTGTCAACACAGATACATAACCTGTAGCACCCTGACTGGTAACACAAATCAGAGAGTTGAGATTTCTGCATTCTGTTCCTGACTTCAGTGTTGCCGTTGTAAGGTGGTGTGAAAATAGACAAGATGGCCATTTGTCCATCTTTCGTTTATTTCATCTGTTTGCTAGGTATCCTGGCTAAGGTGactggaggaggagggaaaagcaGAGTTTGTCGCAGTGTTCTCCTTGAATGCAGGCATTTTTATATTTGCACATTTTAGTGTGTAGTCTTCCTGCTGTTCTCTGTGGCCATTAGAGAATGCAAAGAGATCAGCTCTGGGAACTGCCACTTGTCTTAGAATGTGACAAGGCGAGCTTTCCCCAGCAGTATCTCTAGGGCAGCGTGGCATTAAAGGGAAGGGGCATGGTGTAATAAATGAATTGCCTTTATTAGTGCTTGGTGGATAAGCAGGAAACTTCAGAGGAAGTTAAACTCTGTCAGTTTGCAAATATGAACCAGAAATGGTTTCAGGAGAGGTGCCAAGATGtgatttctcctcttttcttctttcctccttccagACTGCAATTCTGCTGATCATGTGAAGTCCCAGGATTCTCAGCACACACCGCACTCCATGACACCTTCAAATGCTTCAGCCCCAAGGTCTTCCACACCTTCCCATGGCctgactgctgctttggagccAGCAAGTGGGCAAAAGACTCCATCCAAAGTGGTTTATGTCTTTTCTACTGAGATGGCCAACAAGTAGGTAGAtgcttgaatgtcttcagggaaAGGGGCTtatatttttattcccttttcaTGAAACTCTCAGGTGCCCTTTCTCTATCATGTATGTTTTCGTAGCAAAAAGGCAATGCTAAGTGTTTTGACGGTGCTTCCCCGGTTGGCGTGGGGAAGAGGCCCCGTGCTCTCTGAGAAGTGATGGTATATTCCTATGGGGTGCATTTTTGGCAGATGTCAATAAGATATTGATTTGCAATCCACACAGCAAGTATAAGCTGGAGTGACTTAAACCTAGATGTGACCCCTAAGAGTTGTTGAGTTTGTAGATGtaagtattttccttttgctgcttttctggtATCAAATATGTGTGGTTAAGTCTTTTATCCTTCTGCCAGCTGAAAGGTGAAGGATGCTAGTTAGGAAAGTTTGATTCTTAGCTTCAACTGGATATgtatgtctgtctgtctatcttTGCAGGGCTGCAGAAGCCGTGCTGAAGGGACAGGTGGAAACCATTGTGTCCTTTCATATCCAGAACATCTCAAACAGCAAGGTGGAACGAAACACTGTACCCTTGGTAGGGAGCTGCCTGCAAGTGGGTGGGAAGGGAAATGTTAAGTGTGCTTGTGCATGTGTGATTCGGAGAGATGGGTGATTGTTTATGCTTTGAAATAAGTTTTAGGATGGAAAAGAGAGAGGTGGTTGTTCTGCAAATAAATGTCTTGAATTATCCAAAGGAAAGTTTGTCTTGGAATATTTGGGTAGTGTATTTCCAACCCACTGATCATGCAGAGCTAATGCAGAAGGAAGGTGTACCTGCTGAAATGCTTGAGCAAAaacatttgggtttttttgttgttttgttttttacgGCCAAGATGCTGCTCTGTAAATGCCTTTTATAAGGATGCTACCCTTCCTTGCAGAGCATGGGCTGGTGAGGTTAAGACAGGACATTGTTATTGGCACCTCTGCTTATGTGGCACAGCTGTAAGAAGAGAGTGATGGCATGtgactttctttttcagaacCCCCAGATCAATGCACTTCGGACTGAACCCAAACCCCTGCCGCAGCCACAGCCCCCTACAGCCCAGGACCAGAACCCTCCTCAGAACGCCAAAATGCAGCCGACTCCACCTGTGTCAGCACCAGTATCCAAATCCACTGGTCCCCCGTGTCCCATAGACCAGGACAGCCCCAGTGTGGAAAGCAAAGTGATGTCTGTgggcagccctgccagctcGACCCCGCTGCAGACAGAAGGATTTGGGCAGAGTTCAACCCCCAATAATCGAGCAGTTAGCCCTGTTTCCCAAGGTAGCAATAGCTCTGCTGCAGACCCCAAAGGTCCCCCCCAGCAGGTGTCTGGTGGGGACCCATCCAGTTTGGGTGAGAATCCAGATGGACTGTCGCAGGAGCAGCTGGAACATCGAGAGCGCTCATTGCAGACCCTGAGAGACATACAGCGCATGCTCTTCCCTGATGAGAAGGAGTTTGCTGGAGGGCAAAGCGGAGGGCCACCTCCAAATTCTGGGGTGATGGATGGGCCCCAAAAGAAACCTGAAGGGCCAATACAGGCCATGATGGCGCAATCCCAAAGTTTAGGCAAAGGGTCAGGGTCTCGGACAGACGGAGGGGCTCCGTTTGGCCCTCAAGGACACAGGGACATGCCCTTTTCCCCAGATGAAATGGGGCCACCACCAATGAACTCCCAGTCGGGACCTATAGGCCCAGACCACCTGGACCACATGACTCCTGAGCAGGTGGCCTGGctcaagctgcagcaggagTTCTACgaggagaagagaagaaaacaagagcagGTTGTTGTGCAGCAGTGTTCCCTGCAGGACATGATGGTCCATCAGCACGGGCCTCGTGGGGTTGTCCGAGGCCCCCCTCCTCCCTACCAGATGACCCCTGGGGAAGGCTGGGGACCTGGGGGTCCAGAGCCCTTCCCCGAAGGCATGAACATGTCACACTCTCTGCCCCCCAGGGGCATGGCCCCTCATCCTAACATGCCTGGGAGCCAGATGCGCCTGCCTGGTTTTGCGGGAATGATGAACCCTGACATGGAGGGCCCCAACGTCCCAAATCCTGCCTCTCGGCCGGGGCTTTCAGGAGTCAATTGGCCAGACGATGTGCCAAAAATCCCAGATGGCCGAAACTTCCCTCCTGGCCAGGGTGTCTTCAGTGGCCCTGGCCGAGGGGAGCGGTTCCCCAACCCGCAAGGCCTGCCGGAAGAGATCTatcagcagcagctggctgagAAGCAGATGGGCCTCCCTCCTGGCCTCAACATGGAAGGCATCAGGCCTGGCATGGAGATCAACAGAATGATTGCCTCCCAGAGACACATGGAGCCTGGGAATAACCCCATCTTCCCTCGCATGCCAGTGGAAGGGCCGATGAGCCCCTCCAGGGGGGACTTCCCAAAAGGAATGCCCCCCCAAATGGGCTCTGGCAGGGAGCTGGAGTTTGGGATGGGCCCTGGTGGCATGAAGGGGGACATGGGCATGAATGTCAGCATGGGCTCCAATCCACCCCTGGTACCTCAGAAGCTGAGGGAGGCGGGAGTCGGACCGGAAGAGATGATGAAACTGCGACCGGGTGTCTCGGAGATGCTCTCCTCTCAGCAGAAGATGGTGCCGCTGCCGTTTGGGGAGCACCCGCAACAGGAGTATGGCATGGGTCCCAGGCCTTTCCTTCCCATGTCTCAGGGCCCGGCAGTTGGTCTCCGAAACCTCAGAGAACAGATAGGGCCTGACCAAAGGACTAACAACCGGCTCAGCCACATGCCGCCACTACCTCTCAATCCCACCAGTAACCCTAATAGCCTCAACACTGCTCCCCCTGCGCAGCGCAGCCTGGGCCGCAAGCCCTTGGATATCTCCGCAGCCGGTCAGGTGCATTCTCCAGGAATCAATCCTCTGAAGTCTCCCACCATGCGCCAGGTCCAATCTCCCATGATGGGGTCTCCCTCGGGGAACCTCAAGTCTCCTCAGACGCCCTCCCAGCTGGCAGGAATGCTCGCAGGCCCCACCGCCGCAGCTGCCGCTGCTTCCATCAAGTCCCCCCCGGTCTTGgggtctgctgctgcttctcctgtcCACCTCAAGTCACCGTCTCTCCCTGCACCTTCTCCAGGATGGACTTCGTCTCCAAAGCCTCCTTTGCAGAGCCCTGGCATCCCCCCGAATCACAAGGCGTCTCTCACCATGTCTTCTCCAGCCATGCTGGGGAACGTGGAGTCGGGTGAGTGTTGCCTTTTCCAGTCCGGCCCGGCTCTTTGGCTTCGATGGGTTATCCAGAGGTTTGGAGAGGGCTCTCGCATGGGTGTCAGGGTGAGGGATGGTCCTTGGGAGGACAGTGGAGTGAAAGGGTACTCTTCAGTGTCTCTGGGCTGTTGGTGGCATGCCATCCACAACCTTGCAGAGGAGCAGGCTGTACCCTCCATCCAGGCTCGAGGCGCGGAAGCTTTCCAGCCTGGAGAGATCTTGCTGAGAGCCGGCCAGAGGCTGGGAGAGGCTTGCCCACGTTGCCCTCTAGTGCTGCCGTGGGTAACAGCGCTGCAGAGGCTCAGCTGGGACGTGGCTGGTGAGACTGGaatctccagcagcagtggtggcagGCAGGGCGACCTCTTACATCACTGAGCAGGGCTGCCGGCTATGTCTCCGGGCCGTCGAGTGTGTGGTAGGGGAGCCTGGCTGTTGGTGTCTGCCCAGCACGAGCTGGAGCTCCTGCAAGTCGGAACCAAATGCTTCAGTCTGTGCCTGAAGGATGCTTTTATATCTAATACTTTCAAAGTGGAAATGTTCTGGCACTGCGGgatttttgtcttctctgttcTGTCTTCCCTCTTCTGGGGTGGGCTGAAAACGTGCAGTGAATTTTGAGGGGTGGTATGACTTTGATTTAGCGTCTTTCCTTCAGACGTGTTCCGAGGGGTATGGAATTCATTGCTGAAGAACAAAGGAGGCTGGAAGTGCAGATATTTCTAATATTGGGAGAGCAAAGGATTATGTTAAGCGAATAGGTACTGGAATGAGCAGTAAACATACATACATGTgtaaaattaaaagtgaaatttAAAGGAGTTTTGTTTGCAGCTGCTAATATATCTTGTCAGAAATCTGCCTGTGTTTCTCAGCATAATATCTGCTACATCTCTTCATTGCACTGTCTTTTGTGCTTGTTAGATGcctcctaaagaaaaaaaagtgttcctgCACTCGGTGGGTGCAGGAACAATTAATTGACCCTGTATTTAGTTTGGATTTTTGTTACTAGATCTGGTACATACATTGTCTTTAGTGCATGGAAGTCAAATTGTAGGATTTGCAGACAAGATCGTTCTTGTGGATCTGTTCAGACTCAGGATAGTTACAGTACAATCTAGGATAATAAATGTTAGCCATCTTGACTGACTGATAGGCTTATTTTTCTGGTTACCTTGCACAGGCATCGACTGCAGTAGTCAGATGGTCTCCTATAATAAAAAAGCTTTCTAGTTTTTGAGCTCTCCAGAAGAAGAAACCgtgaaaagatttaaaaaaattttttttcctcctcttttcctaAGGTGGTCCACCTCCTTCCACCGTCAGCCAGCCTGCTCCTGTGACTCTCCCTGGAAATCTTCCCTCTAGCAGTCCTTACACAATGCCTCCAGAACCGACCCTCTCCCAAAATCCTCTCTCCATTATGATGTCCAGGATGTCCAAATTTGCCATGCCCAGCTCAACACCGCTCTATCACGATGCCATCAAAACTGTGGCCAGTTCAGATGATGACTCCCCACCTGCACGCTCCCCAAACTTGCCTCCTATGAACAGTGTACCAGGTAAGAAATTCAAGGGAACATAAGCCCAAGCTATCAGGCAGTATAGTGGGGATTTTTATGGAAGTTTCATCAGATGAAGATGGTGAGGGGGAAAACCTTGAAGGATGTATAGCCATGGGTTGTTTTCAGGGAAGACAGTTGCAGTTCTCTGAAGTGGAGAGATGGAAGTTCTCTTTGCAACCAGTTTTTCTGACTGGAAAGtgtcttttctttgtaaagcaTCTAATCTAGGAAACTGTTTATGCATAAGAGAGATTTCAACACAGGTTGAGTGAAATTACTTGTGTGAGTGAAAGCTGCTCATGGGGGTAATTGTCAGACCTACAGTGTACTATCTAGAGAGAAGTCTTCTTCCTTTGTCTTCTTCAGGCACTGTCATAAAAGCTTCACAGAATTGTTTTATTGTTGACACTGAATCTTCCGGTCTTTTCTCCTCCACTATGTTTAACGTATTGCCTTTGTTACAGAATAGAATGTTAAAGCAGTTTCTCAAAATTTACTTATACTTGGTGTGCATGTAATGATAACCTCAGCCAGAATTGAGGGAACTGTCCTGGTCTCTACTTGAGAGGGTGGGGggaaggcaaaataaaatgctgttcttTTGGGCTTTCTCATGGATCAGCATGTTTATATGATAAATCCAATTTCTGCTGACACTTCAGTGATGATAGGTACGAGTTTATTAAATACAAAAGTAGCTTGTAGCCCCTCCACCCAGTTGAATTAATACAGTTGAAAGAGAGGATGACTGGATGTTTGAAGAGAGTGGCAATTAGTAATGAATTCTTGATGAGTTTACCTGTAGCTATGCTATTTGTTTCACACAGTAGTAATGAGAATTGCTAAATATACTTGAGAAAGCTGGCTTACCTGAGTCAGTTTGATGATAGCTCACTGATCTCCACTGTCTAGGCTTTGCAAGCATTATCTCATTCATCTCTTCTCAGGTTTTGAAAGGAGGTTGTCACCTCCTGGTGGACAAATGTCCATATCTTGGTAATCTGCCACAGACATGTTTGTCACCAACTGCCTGAGCTAGAGTGCCAGGAAAGTAGTAAAGGTACAAGTTGGATTGAGAGGCTACTTACAGAGCAGGCTTTAATTCCTTTTTGATAGAGCAGAGACTAACTTAGATAAACTGCTGTGCAAGTGCCATCAATTTTCTGGTTAAAATATCACTCTCCAGAGCCACTACTGATGCTTTTTTTACtagcagtgttattttttttttttttaattctttttcgTGTGTGTGTTTGGACTTGGTAACCATGCAGAAAGCTCTCTGGTATCTTTGATGTTTGTTAACTGTTGGTTGTTATCTAAATCCGATTCCTTATTTCTTCCCTAGGAATGGGCATTAATTCTCAGAATCCTCGAATTTCAGGTCCAAACCCAGTGGGTCCAATGCCAACCCTTAGCCCCATGGGAATGACCCAACCTCTTTCCCATAACAACCAGATGCCCTCTCCAAATGCTATGGGACCCAATATACCTCCTCACGGGGTCCCCGTGGGACCCGGCCTGATGTCACACAACCCGATGATGGGGCACGGTTCCCAAGAGTCTCCAATGGTACCTCAAGGACGCCTGGGCTTCCCACAGGGTTTCCCTCCTGTACAGTCTCCTCCACAGCAGGTGCCGTTCCCACACAATGGGCCCAGCGGTGGACAAGGCAACTTCCCAGCGGGAATGGGTTTCCATGGAGAAGGACCTCTGGGGCGTCCCACCAACCTGCCCCAAAGTTCGACAGATCCAGCACTTTGCAAGACTGGAGGCCCTGGTGGTCCAGACTCCTTCACTGTTCTTGGAAACAATATGCCTTCGGTTTTCACTGacccagagctgcaggaggtgaTCCGTCCCGGAGCCACGGGAATACCCGAGTTTGACCTGTCCCGGATTATCCCATCGGAGAAGCCCAGCCAGACACTACAGTATTTCCCTCGCGGAGAGGTGCCAGGCCGCAAGCAACCGCAGGGCCCCGGGCCTGGGTTCTCCCACATGCAGGGAATGATTGGAGAGCAGACCCCGCGGATGGGACTAACATTGCCTGGCATGGGGGGCCCCGGGCCAGTGGGAACTCCAGATATCCCCCTTGGGACGGCTCCGTCCATGCCGGGTCACAACCCGATGAGACCGCCAGCCTTTCTGCAGCAAGGCATGATGGGGCCGCACCATCGCATGATGTCACCAGCACAAACAGCAATGCCTGGCCAGCCTGCGCTAATGAGCAACCCTGTGGCTGCCGTGGGCATGATCCCAGGCAAGGACCGAGCCCCCGCCGGGCTGTATAGCCACCCGGGCCCTGTGGGGTCACCTGGGATGATGATGTCAATGCAGGGCATGATGGGACCCCAACAAAACATCATGATTCCCCCTCAGATGAGGCCCCGAGGTATGGCTGCTGATGTTGGCATGGGAGGATTTAGCCAAGGCCCTGGAAACCCAGGGAACATGATGTTTTAAGCTGCTACCGTAAGACTGGATGTTCCGATCCTTGTCAAGATGAGATTCCAAGTCCTGAGGGCTTTTTTGGGAGCTTCAGGAGTACAGTTTGGCCATGCAATAGGTGAAAAGAGACCAGAGAACACTTTGGGAAATCTCGAATGTATGGaattacctgaaaaaaaaaaaaaattaatttcatttttaactaggttggtttttttttttttaagtatttattttttaaaaattatttttgtggaCTTGGGTATCCCGTGATGGCACCTGCTTTGAGAATCTGTAGCTGTATTTTGAGAATTGCCATTTGTCACAAGTTGCACCATTCTCTGTATGTTTACGTCCTTTGGACTGGCTTCTCCCAGGACTctcagttatttttttgtttttgtttttgtttttttttgtgtactGTACTATATTGTAAAAGGGATTTTAGCAGAGACTTTAGTCTTTGGGGTGAGAGGAGAATGGGATTCTAGGCTGTTTACTTTAGGTGGAGAATCCATCTTCAGAACTTCGGACTATTTTCCTTCAACTCCAATGTATAGAAAAACCAAACTACGACCTCAGAGCAGAGTATTaatgaaaagcacaaaaaggaaCTTAAGTTCAGTGAGGGgaatcttttaaaagaaataaataataagttaaggacatatttttcaaattatgGCGTGCTGTCCAGCACCTTCTGTCTCTCCCTCCCACTCTTTATTAAATAGGCTTCTCTCTCTCCGTCCCCCTTCTATCTCCTCCTATGGCAGCTGCAATACATTGTGTTATTTTGGGGGGTAAATCTAGGTGCGCCTCTCCTCACGTGGGGACTCTTCCCACTTCTAGGAAGGGGCTGGACTTGGACACTGTTACATTCTACAGTAGTCTCTCTCACTGTTTCCTATTCTCCTTTTCTTAGAAACCCCAAGTGATTTTATTAATGTGGGAGTGGAACAGACACTAAAAGTTatccagaattttttttgtggttattttttttttcctccccagcgTAAAACGTTCTGTGTAACCTCCATTAAATTTGGTACAAAACCACTCGCCAGGGCTGTGgtgtcagaaaaataaaatatattgtttctTACAAAGATGAACTGTCTTTTTTATCCAATCCAGTTGTTTCCTATGTACATCAAATGGCTGGCAAGATGACTATTTGCTCTTTCCTGTGATCACAGACAGTCTGGTGGTTAGGTGGGGCAAGCTCTGGCAGCTCATAAAAATCAGGTCTGTAGGAGCCACGTGCTCTTTGCAAGGTGCTTCTGTTTGCTTACTTTTGAATGgagtttggttttctttggaGTGAGGCCTTATTTCTGAATGCCCTAGGGATGATGGTTACGATCTTTCCTTACTGGCAGTCAAAGATAATGCCTGTTGTTTCTATTGCTTTCTCTTGGCAAGTGCTTGCAACTCTACAAGGTAGGTGGTTTCATTTTTCCCAGAGCAGCAAAGTCCACCTGCTGAGCACTGGAGTCTTAATGCTGTGCTGGGTGCCTGGGCTGTGTCCCCTTGCCCCCTTTGCCCCCCAGGGGGCTTTGGATTGGGTAGCATCTCTGACTTCTGTCGCTCAGAGGTTGAGATAGCAGGGAGTGGATGAACTTAAATAACAAAGGTGAGAAAGAAGTTATCAGTGAGCAGATTTTTATCAAGATGGCCCTGCTGGGTAAATTACTGCTTTGCTGCAGTTGTCATCGATTGCTTCCTAATCCTTGTCTTTTCATGCTTGCCTTCTGAGTTTCAGTGAGCAGGTTTTTGGGTTTTGTCTATGAGAAGTAAAGGGCTGGATGCTAAACCATGGTCTGTGAGTTGGGCCCCACTGctggagaaaactgggatatATCAGATCTGTCGGGAAGGGAGGAGGTGCTCTCTGCTTGCCCTAGCACTGTATATGGAACATGTAGTCTCTTCCTCTCACTTGTCcttatttgaaattatttaaattagtAGTTTCCTCAAAAAGTTGTCAATTCATATGAAACTTCACATGAGAATGAGCATCTTTAATATGCTTGTGTCTGAGGGTTTGTGAAAGTTGGCTGATGTTTAAAGGATGGAAAAAGAGTTTCTGTCCACGGCTGTTTTACCAAAGTTTAATTGCTAGTGTTACAAAATGAATGAACCCACGCACATCGGGAGGCACACAGTCTTCAAAGCATTGTGTTGGCTGTTCCAAATTCACCTTTGTGCTGTCATGCAAATTTGAAATGATTTTGGGTGAGAATTACTCTTCTGACAACGTGTGGGATGTGTGTTGTGGTGCTTCCCTCTAACAAGACAAGTAGCGTGCCTGAAGCATGGGCTTGTCAGATTTCAGACAGCTGACAATGACATAGTAAGTGTTATTCCTGTACAGTGGAGTTACCTTTTCTCTAAATGGTTGCACAGTTCCTTTTTCAGGATCTTGGAAATTGTCACAGTGCAACTTTTAtaaacatttctgctgctgccatgtTTGACTGTTTTACCATGTTGAACAAGGCAAACTCGACTGTCATGGTAAtaagcagttgttttttttttttgtttttttaatacgTCTTCCCCATTCCTTCCTATACACGTTGAGATATTCTGAGTAGCAAAGGATATGAAATGACTGCATCAAAGGCCCTTGGCAAGTGGAAAGATGCATTTTTAAGATGTTATGTAATTAAAGCTCCTTCTGCGTCCAACTTCAAATGTTGGCATTTGGTATCTTAACAAGATTTTTCCTGCAGGAAATTCAAGAGACTTGGCTTCTCCTGCATCACATAGGTCCCCTTAACCTCAGTAGCATTCCCAGCTACGAGATTCGAAGGCTTCAGCTG is a genomic window of Meleagris gallopavo isolate NT-WF06-2002-E0010 breed Aviagen turkey brand Nicholas breeding stock chromosome 1, Turkey_5.1, whole genome shotgun sequence containing:
- the BCL9 gene encoding B-cell CLL/lymphoma 9 protein isoform X1; translation: MHSSNPKVRNSPSGNTQSSPKSKQEVMVRPPTVMSPSGNPQLDSKFSNQGKQGGSTSQSQPSPCDPKSGGHPPKVLPGPGGSMGLKNGAGNGAKGKGKRERSISADSFEQREAGTPNDDPEIKDCNSADHVKSQDSQHTPHSMTPSNASAPRSSTPSHGLTAALEPASGQKTPSKVVYVFSTEMANKAAEAVLKGQVETIVSFHIQNISNSKVERNTVPLNPQINALRTEPKPLPQPQPPTAQDQNPPQNAKMQPTPPVSAPVSKSTGPPCPIDQDSPSVESKVMSVGSPASSTPLQTEGFGQSSTPNNRAVSPVSQGSNSSAADPKGPPQQVSGGDPSSLGENPDGLSQEQLEHRERSLQTLRDIQRMLFPDEKEFAGGQSGGPPPNSGVMDGPQKKPEGPIQAMMAQSQSLGKGSGSRTDGGAPFGPQGHRDMPFSPDEMGPPPMNSQSGPIGPDHLDHMTPEQVAWLKLQQEFYEEKRRKQEQVVVQQCSLQDMMVHQHGPRGVVRGPPPPYQMTPGEGWGPGGPEPFPEGMNMSHSLPPRGMAPHPNMPGSQMRLPGFAGMMNPDMEGPNVPNPASRPGLSGVNWPDDVPKIPDGRNFPPGQGVFSGPGRGERFPNPQGLPEEIYQQQLAEKQMGLPPGLNMEGIRPGMEINRMIASQRHMEPGNNPIFPRMPVEGPMSPSRGDFPKGMPPQMGSGRELEFGMGPGGMKGDMGMNVSMGSNPPLVPQKLREAGVGPEEMMKLRPGVSEMLSSQQKMVPLPFGEHPQQEYGMGPRPFLPMSQGPAVGLRNLREQIGPDQRTNNRLSHMPPLPLNPTSNPNSLNTAPPAQRSLGRKPLDISAAGQVHSPGINPLKSPTMRQVQSPMMGSPSGNLKSPQTPSQLAGMLAGPTAAAAAASIKSPPVLGSAAASPVHLKSPSLPAPSPGWTSSPKPPLQSPGIPPNHKASLTMSSPAMLGNVESGGPPPSTVSQPAPVTLPGNLPSSSPYTMPPEPTLSQNPLSIMMSRMSKFAMPSSTPLYHDAIKTVASSDDDSPPARSPNLPPMNSVPGMGINSQNPRISGPNPVGPMPTLSPMGMTQPLSHNNQMPSPNAMGPNIPPHGVPVGPGLMSHNPMMGHGSQESPMVPQGRLGFPQGFPPVQSPPQQVPFPHNGPSGGQGNFPAGMGFHGEGPLGRPTNLPQSSTDPALCKTGGPGGPDSFTVLGNNMPSVFTDPELQEVIRPGATGIPEFDLSRIIPSEKPSQTLQYFPRGEVPGRKQPQGPGPGFSHMQGMIGEQTPRMGLTLPGMGGPGPVGTPDIPLGTAPSMPGHNPMRPPAFLQQGMMGPHHRMMSPAQTAMPGQPALMSNPVAAVGMIPGKDRAPAGLYSHPGPVGSPGMMMSMQGMMGPQQNIMIPPQMRPRGMAADVGMGGFSQGPGNPGNMMF
- the BCL9 gene encoding B-cell CLL/lymphoma 9 protein isoform X2 — protein: MHSSNPKVRNSPSGNTQSSPKSKQEVMVRPPTVMSPSGNPQLDSKFSNQGKQGGSTSQSQPSPCDPKSGGHPPKVLPGPGGSMGLKNGAGNGAKGKGKRERSISADSFEQREAGTPNDDPEIKDCNSADHVKSQDSQHTPHSMTPSNASAPRSSTPSHGLTAALEPASGQKTPSKVVYVFSTEMANKAAEAVLKGQVETIVSFHIQNISNSKVERNTVPLNPQINALRTEPKPLPQPQPPTAQDQNPPQNAKMQPTPPVSAPVSKSTGPPCPIDQDSPSVESKVMSVGSPASSTPLQTEGFGQSSTPNNRAVSPVSQGSNSSAADPKGPPQQVSGGDPSSLGENPDGLSQEQLEHRERSLQTLRDIQRMLFPDEKEFAGGQSGGPPPNSGVMDGPQKKPEGPIQAMMAQSQSLGKGSGSRTDGGAPFGPQGHRDMPFSPDEMGPPPMNSQSGPIGPDHLDHMTPEQVAWLKLQQEFYEEKRRKQEQVVVQQCSLQDMMVHQHGPRGVVRGPPPPYQMTPGEGWGPGGPEPFPEGMNMSHSLPPRGMAPHPNMPGSQMRLPGFAGMMNPDMEGPNVPNPASRPGLSGVNWPDDVPKIPDGRNFPPGQGVFSGPGRGERFPNPQGLPEEIYQQQLAEKQMGLPPGLNMEGIRPGMEINRMIASQRHMEPGNNPIFPRMPVEGPMSPSRGDFPKGMPPQMGSGRELEFGMGPGGMKGDMGMNVSMGSNPPLVPQKLREAGVGPEEMMKLRPGVSEMLSSQQKMVPLPFGEHPQQEYGMGPRPFLPMSQGPAVGLRNLREQIGPDQRTNNRLSHMPPLPLNPTSNPNSLNTAPPAQRSLGRKPLDISAAGQVHSPGINPLKSPTMRQVQSPMMGSPSGNLKSPQTPSQLAGMLAGPTAAAAAASIKSPPVLGSAAASPVHLKSPSLPAPSPGWTSSPKPPLQSPGIPPNHKASLTMSSPAMLGNVESGGPPPSTVSQPAPVTLPGNLPSSSPYTMPPEPTLSQNPLSIMMSRMSKFAMPSSTPLYHDAIKTVASSDDDSPPARSPNLPPMNSVPGPNPVGPMPTLSPMGMTQPLSHNNQMPSPNAMGPNIPPHGVPVGPGLMSHNPMMGHGSQESPMVPQGRLGFPQGFPPVQSPPQQVPFPHNGPSGGQGNFPAGMGFHGEGPLGRPTNLPQSSTDPALCKTGGPGGPDSFTVLGNNMPSVFTDPELQEVIRPGATGIPEFDLSRIIPSEKPSQTLQYFPRGEVPGRKQPQGPGPGFSHMQGMIGEQTPRMGLTLPGMGGPGPVGTPDIPLGTAPSMPGHNPMRPPAFLQQGMMGPHHRMMSPAQTAMPGQPALMSNPVAAVGMIPGKDRAPAGLYSHPGPVGSPGMMMSMQGMMGPQQNIMIPPQMRPRGMAADVGMGGFSQGPGNPGNMMF